The Cellulomonas fulva genome includes a window with the following:
- a CDS encoding NRAMP family divalent metal transporter, translating into MKRVLGVALGVLTAIGGFVDIGDLVTNAVVGARFGTSLVWVVLVGVVGICLFAQMSGRVAAVSGRATFEVIRERLGPRMGGANLIASFAVTILTLTAEIGGIALALELASSVERRLWVPFAGLAVWLVLWRVKFSILENVTGLLGLTLVVFAVALFLLGPDWGDLVDQAVHPGVPAGEARTTYWYYAVALFGAAMTPYEVFFFSSGAREEKWTAKDLSQSRINVLVGFPLGGLLSIAIAACAAVVLLPRAIEVTSLSQITLPVAMAGGKLALAVVILGVVAATFGAALETALSTGYTLAQFFGWSWGKYRRPAQAARFHTSMLVVVVLGTLVLLTNVDPIAVTEYSVVFSAIALPLTYLPILVVANDREYMGEHVNGRVTNGLGLVYLGIIVVASVAAIPLMIATGAGQ; encoded by the coding sequence ATGAAGCGCGTCCTCGGCGTCGCGCTCGGCGTGCTGACCGCCATCGGCGGGTTCGTCGACATCGGCGACCTGGTGACCAACGCGGTCGTCGGGGCGCGGTTCGGCACGTCGCTGGTGTGGGTCGTGCTGGTCGGCGTGGTCGGCATCTGCCTGTTCGCGCAGATGTCGGGCCGGGTCGCCGCGGTCAGCGGGCGGGCCACGTTCGAGGTGATCCGCGAGCGCCTGGGCCCACGCATGGGCGGCGCCAACCTGATCGCGTCGTTCGCGGTCACGATCCTCACGCTCACGGCGGAGATCGGGGGCATCGCCCTCGCGCTCGAGCTCGCCAGCAGCGTCGAGCGGCGCCTGTGGGTGCCGTTCGCGGGGCTGGCCGTGTGGCTCGTGCTGTGGCGCGTGAAGTTCTCGATCCTGGAGAACGTCACCGGGCTGCTGGGGCTGACGCTCGTCGTCTTCGCGGTCGCGCTGTTCCTGCTCGGCCCCGACTGGGGCGACCTCGTCGACCAGGCGGTGCACCCGGGCGTCCCGGCCGGCGAGGCGAGGACGACGTACTGGTACTACGCGGTCGCCCTGTTCGGGGCGGCGATGACGCCCTACGAGGTGTTCTTCTTCTCGTCGGGCGCCCGCGAGGAGAAGTGGACCGCGAAGGACCTGTCGCAGTCGCGGATCAACGTGCTCGTCGGCTTCCCCCTGGGCGGGCTGCTCTCGATCGCGATCGCGGCGTGCGCCGCCGTCGTCCTCCTGCCGCGCGCCATCGAGGTCACGTCGCTCTCCCAGATCACGCTGCCCGTCGCCATGGCCGGCGGCAAGCTCGCGCTGGCGGTCGTGATCCTCGGCGTGGTCGCCGCGACCTTCGGCGCGGCGCTCGAGACGGCGCTGTCCACCGGCTACACCCTCGCGCAGTTCTTCGGCTGGTCCTGGGGCAAGTACCGCCGGCCGGCGCAGGCCGCCCGGTTCCACACGTCGATGCTCGTCGTCGTCGTGCTCGGCACGCTGGTGCTGCTGACGAACGTCGACCCGATCGCCGTGACCGAGTACTCGGTGGTCTTCTCGGCCATCGCGCTGCCGCTCACCTACCTGCCGATCCTCGTCGTGGCGAACGACCGCGAGTACATGGGCGAGCACGTCAACGGCCGGGTCACCAACGGGCTGGGCCTGGTCTACCTCGGCATCATCGTCGTGGCCTCGGTTGCGGCCATCCCCCTCATGATCGCGACGGGAGCAGGACAGTGA